The segment ttaattcttcacCTATCACTTGTGAATACAAATCTTGCCGTTTGTCATAGTCGCCAACAGAACAGTACCTGTTGTACTGGATTTGAAGTTAActacacatttatttatcctaCACGAACATACTCAAGtagatatgtacctatattagGTTTTTTCGGATAccagaaatataaaaacttaatgaTGCATATGAaagtatatgaaaaatatatattccgATCAATATATCTGTCAGTGTACACAAATCCAATTAGATAACCTATAtaaggatatttttttcagaaatctctactttatatacaaaaaaggttTCAAACAACTGAtcgaaataaatcacttaccAGCCATTTCAGCTAAATCTCGTAGCGAAGTCACTTTAAAACACACCAAACAATTTAATAGGCCGTTCACGTTTAACATTCGATGCCAACTGAATGTAACCACGAGTAAACAAGCCATAATCGTACCATGAAGCAAAATTTGTTCGCTCATGGCTGAAGACGCGTAAAGGCGTCACTTTAATGGGTGGCGGCTGACGCGCGGAGGCGTCACAGAAGATTTGTTAGCCGCCATGTCggaaagtcttaaaaagtgTGGTACGCAATGAATCGGTTAAAATACTACTactcttaaaaattttattgtttaaaaatattttattgacttcATAGTGAGTGCATTGCATTTTGTATAAGTTCATTTATCACATAAAACGTATAGACtgattattatttacctaGAGTATAAGAtatcagattttttattatgcaagtatattttaagtattgcCACAAAGTTATTACCAATCTATTACctcctataaaaatattgtggttAATGGGGCACCTCATTTAGTGGCAAATGTGGACCCGCCCGAATATTgattaagaaatatatttttaatgtgtaaAATGTgggtagttttattttttacaaatgtttttttcctttaaacTTTTACTGATCATATTATTCTGGTAACTTTACATTacattccttttttaataatctatttaaaaaaaagagtaaggttttctttatttatttattaaaacttcattccacaaaatacaaatgtatagcagcAATGCAATGCAATGTATATAttagcggacttaatgctagaagcattatctaccagtcagaactttatgtggggtcaaactaaataaatatatttatacctacacaaaatataaaataaaataattataatatacatacataaaaactacaaaagataaacaatataataaataaataggttttaTGTTCTTACCGTGCGTACAATACACACTAAGTATATACCTTAACATAATGTTTCAGTAATATAGACATTGATTGCTATATAACATGTTAAGTTACATAACAGGTTATTCTTGTTACTTTAAAATGTTACATAACATTGTTATTCTAATATGTATAGTATTGTAACAAATCGCAAAGTTGAAAAACAATAGATAATGTGGACGTGTTATACAACATTGTAACATaatccgtgccgtgtggttcccggcaccaatagaaagaaGAATAGAACTATTCGACTAGGAATAGGGAtcggctcataaacttgggattcttctttaaggcgatcggctgacaacctgtcactattcgaattcaattctatcattaagctatacagctgaacggggcctttcagtcttttcgagactgttggcttttaTTTCCCCTTTAGGGAAAAATACTTAGTTTTCATaataactatacatacatttaatttctCGACCAAATATCGAAATGATTAACTAAACTTCCTAATTTagggaataaaaatttgtaccCACAATCACAATTTATGTATACTCTGAGccgaataatttttttagccATTTATTTAAGTGGTATTCATGtgattctacatacatacacacgtcTTTaacgcttgcggggtagatggagccaacagtctagtgaagactgataggtcacgttcaaatagtgacattatTGTGTTCCTTCATTTTAATACAACTTCCGTGAAGACAAAATGCTGATCAGCACTAACCTTGGGGATAGTGTAAATCGAGAATTCTTTATTACGGATTATGGTCACTGATccctataagtatgtatattattgtaCTTCTACATGTTTTTACTCACGTTAGGGATGGCGATTCTTTCCAAAAAAGATCGATTCACAAATAAATCGAAGTCTAAAAAATCGATTTCCGaaaagtctttttttaagaTCGCATTTAcctataatgtaaaaaattaatacattttatgaaaaagaagataaaaaaaacataataactgGTCTGTCACCAGtaaaatcagtttttttttgtatagggAATTTGCTATCATTTTATTACCATATCAGAGTCAGATCAGGTATgaaatttgtttcaaaatgtatatattttctataacaaattcataaataaacttaaaaaaaattaaatgtcgtTTTTTAAGGGTGAAGTATCGATTCCCTGAATCGATTTAGTATTGCatatcgatttaaaaaattgatattttggGATAGAAAAATCGATCTCAGATCATTATTCCTATTACGTCAGTGGTCTACGGGAATTCCCCGGTGCCAAATGAACGAATGAAAGAACatgctttattatttttatgttatcaaattggtaggtactattaattttatcagttACGAGCCAAGCGTCTTTGTTCTGGGAATAAATGACTATTTAAAACACGACTGCTCAAATGAACAAAGCGGATTGTTCCGAATGTGCTTGTATTGTGTGATTTCCTGTGGCTATTCTGTAATTTGTAGTTAGAAGGTACGCTCGCCTTTTCTTTGGtgcatatatacctataagtaGATTTTTAAAGAGTAATGACTCTATCTTCTTCTACCTCATCTGTTTTAGgttcttgttatttttgagTTATCGTGCGATATCGAGATCGTCGTGTAGTGACTAAAAGACGGTAAGATTAATTTGTTCTTGGAagaatattatactttttagaTACGTATTATTAGTCTAGTAATGTCTTCTTCCTCGTGGccttagtcccggttgcattctcgCCTCTCTGAACAGAAACCAGGGGTAAGCGTTTAACCATTGATCccagattgggtgagtcaggtttttacacgaagcgactcccatctgacctccgcaacccaACCTTTGCAAGTAAACCGTTTTGGATGCATTgctacacatccagttgtctgaatgtgtaggtttccctCATTGTAAgatcatcggttagtattcaaactaatgtacatgatttgaaaatagtcattgatacATGGCCAAGTTCTTCATAAAATTCTAGCAATGTATTGGACTGAATCAGGCAGTAGGTATAATATCTCGCCTTGACCTAAAAATGTTCTCATTTGtactgatatttttatatacatacagtcacgtctatatcccttgtggggtagacagagccaacagtcttgaaaagactgataggccaccttcagctaaatagctgaaggtaAGCCAAATGGcatagtgatagaattgatatttttatatgataaaCATTATCTGATTTGGGTTTAGAAGCAATGcagataggtatattatttaggtacattAAGCTTACCAGCCTAAGATAATTACATAACTCCTGTACTTAAAAAGATTTGGAAAAGATTTTGCAATCAGCTGTCTGACAATGAACCATTGAGAATGTTTGAtgtacaatacaaattttataaagtagctatttttattattaaggccataggtacatacattatattatcCCATCTTAATTAGACTCATTTGTTGACATCCACAAATAgtctttttcttctttggtAAGTAGGcctatttatttcacaaatttttattttatttttattttaaattcataagtAAGTTCCTACCTATTAAATGAAAGGCTGCCATGTCTACTTAACAAGAAGTCAAGTTTGTAACTTAAACTTTCAGTCATTATGaaattagattttataaatcaaaGCAAACacatgttttgtttaattctTTACAGATGAAGATTTCATGCATAATTTGCAGTGAATTGATGAAAGCATCTGACAATTTAAATGTGACAAAATGTGGTCACATTTTTCATCACAGCTGTCTCTCAGATTGGAAAAGAAGGTAggtaattagaaaaaataaatctgcaTATAAAAAAGATGCTGTGTTATGTCCGGTACTATAGAACAGAACTAggtactccatatctttcccatggatgtcgtaaaaggcgactaatgtaatattaatcTATAATTCAAATCTAATTagtttataaatgtaatatgtAATCACTATTGGTGtactaattaaaaagttttaataaataaacacttcAGGTCTTGGCAGTGTTGTACTCTAtggaatttatgtatgtatgtgtttaatCCCACAGTTCGGATCCAACCCTAAGGTGGGCTTGACATGTGATTTATTAGTCATTGTAGTGATTTATTAGTCATTGTAGTGATTTATTAGTCATTGTCATGATTTATTAGTCATTGTTGTGATTTATTAGTCATTGTCTTGCAAAGTATGcagatagttttttttttagtttattttggcacaaacagtcattacaacatttttacaataagaattacatattaaatagacaaatagcgccgaaaaatttaacaaaaaacatattaattatGCTAGTGTGTTGACAAcataaaaattgaattaatagttttaaaaattacaaattcaatGCCCtttatagtatagtatagaaTACCACAATTATTTCAGATCCCTAACATGTCCTCAGTGTCGTCGTGTGCTATCAGATATTTCCATATTCCCCCTCTACCCAACTCTGTCAGATGACAAAACCGATGTTGAAGATCTGCAGTCGACCCTGAACGACACGCTACAGCAAGTGGAAAAACTTAATGCAGCCGTCGAAGAAAAAGACAGACATATAACAACAGTAACAcaggaattaaataaaaatgagttagttttctttctttcttttctatattatggcttccaccggactttcggtgattctgccaatgtcatggtttgaagAGACACGAAGTTACGAAATTGGACGGTATACAATCTGAAAGGAAGGTtaacaaatgtacaaacacaaaaagacaaacacaacaagtaggtattgttAGTAAAAGAGAAGACAAGTTAATGATTATAATGTGTAGTGAGTGTGTAAGGTGTAAAAGTTATGTAAAACAAggcatatacctacttaataagaGATTTCGGAAGTTAGTTAATTCGCGTACATAAAAATGAGTTGTTTGATGTCTCTTAAAAAATCcacaagtatttattagattaagtatttattcctCTCAAGTGTTGGACACTACAAGTGCGGACATCGCCTCATttctggaggggtaggcagtcacgatcactgcatgcttatttcgcttcatccacatttataactatcTTCATACCAGCTCagtggtttcgggtactcttgacctgacattTATTTTGCCGTCGAGCGTTcgaacgtccttaatttgaataaagtaTGTTCGTCTAAGTCTTCCCATTCCAACCCATTCACACTCATATAGTATACAGATAACATATTGAgctttagtttaaaaaaaacactcatGGAGGAACAGTTGacacttttaaatataaacacaatGCTCTAAAGTtcttcattttatgtatgtatgtatgtatgcacatataaataatcacgtctctatctcttgcgcggtagacagagccaacagtcttgaaaatactgataggctacattcagctatttggcttaatgatataattgagattcaaatagtgacaggttgcccaacccctagtttattagcctgtccattagtcgccttttacgacatccatggcacgagatggagtggtcctattttattggtgccgggctccacacggcactgcctgtatagtaactatatattttcaaaccTTAATTTCAAGGAACTGAACagtgttcatattttttttcagagaaATTTTGAAGCAATATGCATCAGAAGTGGACAGTTTAAACTCTGTAGTAGAAATACTCGAAGATGAATTGAAGACAATGGAAACTATCAAAGAGAATTTAGAGACAGAAAAGTCCGTCTCCTTACAAGACACCCACCGACAGAGTGAGGAGATCAGACTTTTAGAAGAGGATACACGACACTTAAAGACTGAAATCATAAAACTAAACGAACGGGATCAGAATTCACAAGAATTGGCGCTTCAGTTGGAAAATCAGATAGCAAGTTTGAACATAGATGCACAACGGTCGAATATGGAAATACGAAATTTGGAAGAAGAGTTGCAACATTTGCAAGTGGAAACAAAACGTTTGCAAGACGAGAAAGAGGTGTTGACGGAAGAAATGCGACGTTTGgcgaaaaagaaagaatacgTTCGAAATGAGATCCACAATATCGATATATTTCCAGGAATAGAAACACAAGACATAGAAGAACATGCTCATAGTCTGCAGGCAGAGGTGGAAAGCATGAATGAAGATGGACATATAAAGGAAGAAGAGGAATTCTTGACAAAAGAAACGCCATATTTAGAGGATGAATTTACAAGTTTGGTAGAACCGAAATACTTGGAAGAATCTAAAAAATCAGAACATTCCAAAGAAGATTTAGATACTATTGAAGAAGACCAAAGTTTAGTGGAGGAGTCACCATATTTAAAAGATGAATCTATAACTTCGGTAGAGCTAAAATACTTGGAAGAGTCTAAAAAGTCAGAATATTCAGATAAAGATTTACATACAATTGATGAAGACCAAAGCTTAGTGGATGGGAATCTGTGTGCGAAAGATGAAATGCAATACAATGAGAAGCAGGTTTTAAAAGATGATTCTTTAATTGGAGAAATATTACATTCAAATGAAGGCGAGAAATGCGTGGAAGACAAGATGCAACTAATAGAGGAAGaggtgaaagttttaaaggAAGAAACACAATGCTCTAAATTAGAAACAGAATGTTTACTAGAACAGGAACAAAGGGAGATAGAGGAACATTGTATAAAGGTACCAACCATGGAAGAAGACACACAAGGCTTGGCAGAAGAGAAGCAAGATGACCAAAAGCAAGTCGAGCAGGATATAACAATGATTGTGTAAGAATCGATTACACCAAAACTGTATACAAACTATGGTTCTATATATTAGGATGAAACTTTATAAGATtatgttaatttgtaaaagaaactaaattgttgtagacttttttttttttaagagaaaATCGTGGTATTGTCCTTCTGCAAAATCAGGTGATGATAAAAAcgtattactatttttatttaagtattaagtttaaattagtAAGGTACACAAGAATTATCACcaaaaaataggtaattttaagattataaAAGAGAAGTGGAGTGATTGATTGATTAAGTGCATTTCAATTATTTGAGGTGAGTTTAGTATGAAACTATTCGAATTTTAAGGAATCTCAaatttgttctttttaaaGTCTACTTAGATTTTTACTTTTGACATTAAATACGATATAAGTAGGTTTAGATTTTCatagttattgttatttaaaaagaataactgAATTATTACTAAgtatttgatgttttttttaagaatctgATGGAAAATGTGAGATCAACATTTTTGGTCAACGTTAGTTTTAACTTTCAACGCTAACTGCAAATAAGGATATATGTGatttcgtttatttttgtaatttgaatatcaatattggtttcaaataaatgataaacttaaaaaaatcttatttttttatttaacattataaaaacaaatagaaacCACCATTACAAGTATGGTTATAAGTATGATTACATGTATTAACatacaatgtaaataatatgagGTGCGGGACGATTATAAAGAAATGGGACATATCAAATTTCTTCATAATACTCTTCCATCGGAGTTTGAGAATAAAATTGTGACAATGGCAAGGAAATTTAAACTAGCCAAATAACTTACATTGACAATtactgatttattaataaatgtttggcGTTTTTGTCAAATGTCAAATGACAGTAGAAAAATCCAATGAAATGAATAACCGCATAATTGTAGCGTAGCAATGTGCTAGCgaccatatatataaatatatatggaaaACTGATTTTGGgtgaaaataatagaaaaaacgAATTTTCCCAGATACCCGGCTAAATCGATAATTTTTTCCCGTGTGCACTTAAATTTCACAATTCGATTCGTTTTGGAAAACGcgcgtttaaatatatatacctacagatAATGCTCGTTTAATAATACAGTGCACATTATAagtaatttccaaaaatccgaTCAATCAGCTTCAAGGTCCTCCATCCGCTTGTATGCCTTCTTCAGCTCTGTCAGCAGTTCTCTGACCTGTGACCTCTCAATCAGGAGGTCACGTTTCTTGTGCTCCCCGGAGAATACATCGTCGGTGAACAGAGACAGCCTGCAGGTGTCCACTGTACCATCAGGACCCGAAGAGAGGGCCACGTCGGAAATTTTATTCACTGTAAatgatttcattcatttattgtaataaatgtatttaatagaATCATTAAATCAAAGAAATCTGAAGCGAATAAATGTGTTTTACTATCCGTTACAAATTGTGCGTGCcgggtggttcccggtacttcaggataggaccacttcatctatTGTCCATTGATCTCGTAAAGGGTGACTGAaggaataggcacattcatctagtgcagcgTTTACGTGATCCAATATGGGGGGTTCCCTGGCTggcaagtcaggtttttacacgaggcaacttccgtctgacctccggaGCGATTACAGGGTAACCTTACCATTATTGGATAATGGTTACAGGTCCAGATGCCATACTTTAAAAGGTGTACTTATTTGTGAGTCAGTtaagatagaatagaatagatttattttcaaaattggatacaagttatcacttattgacgtcacatcacttaaatctaattaaaactactaccgcttccaaagtagaagaagcggcggaacaaactacactgcagcattttcatcggacgtcaatatacaaatatagatctcttaaatctaaatcgtgtacgaatgcacattgtctacattaaaaaacatgaatgaatgtagaactagttatttcaatacgaccTTACCCATGAACCCATTGCTCCGTACATTCGCTTGGTGGGGCTCTGACTGTGCGTCCACGGTCTCCGCTAACGCCGCGGCATGGGCCCTGGGCACACCCAGAACCAGGAGGTCCCTGGTCAACTGTGAGCCAGAACACGAGCAGGAGAGCGCTTGTTGTACCACCCACCGGATGACGGcggctgcgcgcg is part of the Amyelois transitella isolate CPQ chromosome 20, ilAmyTran1.1, whole genome shotgun sequence genome and harbors:
- the LOC106131656 gene encoding tropomyosin isoform X1, which gives rise to MKISCIICSELMKASDNLNVTKCGHIFHHSCLSDWKRRSLTCPQCRRVLSDISIFPLYPTLSDDKTDVEDLQSTLNDTLQQVEKLNAAVEEKDRHITTVTQELNKNEEILKQYASEVDSLNSVVEILEDELKTMETIKENLETEKSVSLQDTHRQSEEIRLLEEDTRHLKTEIIKLNERDQNSQELALQLENQIASLNIDAQRSNMEIRNLEEELQHLQVETKRLQDEKEVLTEEMRRLAKKKEYVRNEIHNIDIFPGIETQDIEEHAHSLQAEVESMNEDGHIKEEEEFLTKETPYLEDEFTSLVEPKYLEESKKSEHSKEDLDTIEEDQSLVEESPYLKDESITSVELKYLEESKKSEYSDKDLHTIDEDQSLVDGNLCAKDEMQYNEKQVLKDDSLIGEILHSNEGEKCVEDKMQLIEEEVKVLKEETQCSKLETECLLEQEQREIEEHCIKVPTMEEDTQGLAEEKQDDQKQVEQDITMIV
- the LOC106131656 gene encoding tropomyosin isoform X3, with amino-acid sequence MKISCIICSELMKASDNLNVTKCGHIFHHSCLSDWKRREILKQYASEVDSLNSVVEILEDELKTMETIKENLETEKSVSLQDTHRQSEEIRLLEEDTRHLKTEIIKLNERDQNSQELALQLENQIASLNIDAQRSNMEIRNLEEELQHLQVETKRLQDEKEVLTEEMRRLAKKKEYVRNEIHNIDIFPGIETQDIEEHAHSLQAEVESMNEDGHIKEEEEFLTKETPYLEDEFTSLVEPKYLEESKKSEHSKEDLDTIEEDQSLVEESPYLKDESITSVELKYLEESKKSEYSDKDLHTIDEDQSLVDGNLCAKDEMQYNEKQVLKDDSLIGEILHSNEGEKCVEDKMQLIEEEVKVLKEETQCSKLETECLLEQEQREIEEHCIKVPTMEEDTQGLAEEKQDDQKQVEQDITMIV
- the LOC106131656 gene encoding tropomyosin isoform X2; this encodes MWSHFSSQLSLRLEKKCRRVLSDISIFPLYPTLSDDKTDVEDLQSTLNDTLQQVEKLNAAVEEKDRHITTVTQELNKNEEILKQYASEVDSLNSVVEILEDELKTMETIKENLETEKSVSLQDTHRQSEEIRLLEEDTRHLKTEIIKLNERDQNSQELALQLENQIASLNIDAQRSNMEIRNLEEELQHLQVETKRLQDEKEVLTEEMRRLAKKKEYVRNEIHNIDIFPGIETQDIEEHAHSLQAEVESMNEDGHIKEEEEFLTKETPYLEDEFTSLVEPKYLEESKKSEHSKEDLDTIEEDQSLVEESPYLKDESITSVELKYLEESKKSEYSDKDLHTIDEDQSLVDGNLCAKDEMQYNEKQVLKDDSLIGEILHSNEGEKCVEDKMQLIEEEVKVLKEETQCSKLETECLLEQEQREIEEHCIKVPTMEEDTQGLAEEKQDDQKQVEQDITMIV
- the LOC106131657 gene encoding COMM domain-containing protein 4 isoform X1; this translates as MKFKFCSDGDCPLWALAGLHALSSLPALLFRTLLQQVIKEQPDDGIMEILKDTSLSSRDECARAAAVIRWVVQQALSCSCSGSQLTRDLLVLGVPRAHAAALAETVDAQSEPHQANVRSNGFMVNKISDVALSSGPDGTVDTCRLSLFTDDVFSGEHKKRDLLIERSQVRELLTELKKAYKRMEDLEAD